From Ailuropoda melanoleuca isolate Jingjing chromosome 17, ASM200744v2, whole genome shotgun sequence, the proteins below share one genomic window:
- the DHRS7B gene encoding dehydrogenase/reductase SDR family member 7B isoform X2, with translation MAPCTEEWNQRGKVFKNFEKLPESWDCQYDQLYLVRKPARGPRMDPINLLPYLPQAKWSPGPGDQGWHAMLCQVRKESQKCTRRKSLLKVRVMDFVTSTAILPLLFGCVGIFGVFKLLQWIRMKAYLRNAVVVVTGATSGLGRDPGAIAAATAEILQCFGHVDVLINNAGISYRGAIVDTTTDVDKKVMETNYFGPVALTKALLPSMIKRRQGHIVAISSVQGKISIPFRSAYAASKHATQAFFDCLRAEMEQYEIEVTVISPGYIHTNLSLNAVTADGSTYGVMDKTTAQGRSPAEVARDVLAAVGKKKKDVILADLLPSLAIYLRTLAPGLFFRLMASRARKERKSKNS, from the exons ATGGCCCCGTGCACTGAAGAGTGGAATCAAAGGGGGAAGGTCTTTAAGAATTTTGAGAAACTCCCAGAAAGTTGGGATTGTCAATATGACCAGCTTTACCTGGTCAG AAAGCCGGCCCGTGGGCCGAGGATGGACCCCATTAACCTGCTGCCATATTTGCCGCAGGCAAAGTGGTCCCCAGGGCCAGGAGACCAAGGCTGGCATGCGATGTTGTGTCAGGTGCGCAAGGAATCCCAGAAGTGTACAAGACG GAAGAGTCTGCTGAAGGTGAGGGTCATGGACTTTGTCACGTCTACGGCCATCCTGCCCCTGCTGTTTGGCTGTGTGGGAATCTTCGGCGTCTTCAAGCTGCTGCAGTGGATACGCATGAAGGCCTACCTGCGGAACGCCGTGGTGGTCGTTACCGGCGCTACCTCGGGCCTGGGGCGAG ACCCTGGGGCCATCGCCGCAGCGACAGCTGAGATCCTGCAGTGCTTTGGCCACGTGGATGTGCTCATCAACAACGCCGGTATCAGCTACCGGGGTGCCATCGTGGACACCACCACGGACGTGGATAAGAAAGTCATGGAGACAAACTACTTTGGCCCAGTTGCTCTAACAAAAG CGCTCCTGCCCTCCATGATCAAAAGGCGACAAGGCCACATTGTTGCCATCAGCAGCGTCCAGGGCAAAATCAGCATTCCCTTCCGATCAGCAT ACGCAGCCTCCAAACACGCAACCCAGGCCTTCTTTGACTGTCTTCGTGCCGAGATGGAGCAGTATGAGATCGAGGTGACTGTCATCAGCCCTGGCTACATCCACACCAACCTCTCTCTCAATGCCGTCACTGCTGACGGGTCCACATACGGAG tcatGGACAAGACCACAGCCCAGGGCCGAAGCCCTGCGGAGGTGGCCCGAGATGTTCTGGCTGCcgtggggaagaaaaagaaagatgtgatCCTGGCTGACTTGTTGCCTTCCTTGGCCATTTATCTGCGAACTCTGGCTCCTGGGCTCTTCTTCCGCCTCATGGCCTCCAGGGCCAGAAAGGAGCGGAAGTCCAAGAACTCCTAG
- the DHRS7B gene encoding dehydrogenase/reductase SDR family member 7B isoform X3 produces MVTEATRKSLLKVRVMDFVTSTAILPLLFGCVGIFGVFKLLQWIRMKAYLRNAVVVVTGATSGLGRECARVFYSAGAKLVLCGRNREALEELTKELASLATKVQTHKPYMVTFDLADPGAIAAATAEILQCFGHVDVLINNAGISYRGAIVDTTTDVDKKVMETNYFGPVALTKALLPSMIKRRQGHIVAISSVQGKISIPFRSAYAASKHATQAFFDCLRAEMEQYEIEVTVISPGYIHTNLSLNAVTADGSTYGVMDKTTAQGRSPAEVARDVLAAVGKKKKDVILADLLPSLAIYLRTLAPGLFFRLMASRARKERKSKNS; encoded by the exons GAAGAGTCTGCTGAAGGTGAGGGTCATGGACTTTGTCACGTCTACGGCCATCCTGCCCCTGCTGTTTGGCTGTGTGGGAATCTTCGGCGTCTTCAAGCTGCTGCAGTGGATACGCATGAAGGCCTACCTGCGGAACGCCGTGGTGGTCGTTACCGGCGCTACCTCGGGCCTGGGGCGAG AATGCGCCAGAGTCTTCTACTCGGCGGGTGCTAAGCTGGTGCTCTGCGGCCGAAACCGGGAGGCCCTGGAAGAGCTCACCAAAGAACTTGCTTCTCTGGCCACCAAG GTGCAGACACACAAGCCTTACATGGTGACCTTTGACCTCGCAGACCCTGGGGCCATCGCCGCAGCGACAGCTGAGATCCTGCAGTGCTTTGGCCACGTGGATGTGCTCATCAACAACGCCGGTATCAGCTACCGGGGTGCCATCGTGGACACCACCACGGACGTGGATAAGAAAGTCATGGAGACAAACTACTTTGGCCCAGTTGCTCTAACAAAAG CGCTCCTGCCCTCCATGATCAAAAGGCGACAAGGCCACATTGTTGCCATCAGCAGCGTCCAGGGCAAAATCAGCATTCCCTTCCGATCAGCAT ACGCAGCCTCCAAACACGCAACCCAGGCCTTCTTTGACTGTCTTCGTGCCGAGATGGAGCAGTATGAGATCGAGGTGACTGTCATCAGCCCTGGCTACATCCACACCAACCTCTCTCTCAATGCCGTCACTGCTGACGGGTCCACATACGGAG tcatGGACAAGACCACAGCCCAGGGCCGAAGCCCTGCGGAGGTGGCCCGAGATGTTCTGGCTGCcgtggggaagaaaaagaaagatgtgatCCTGGCTGACTTGTTGCCTTCCTTGGCCATTTATCTGCGAACTCTGGCTCCTGGGCTCTTCTTCCGCCTCATGGCCTCCAGGGCCAGAAAGGAGCGGAAGTCCAAGAACTCCTAG
- the TMEM11 gene encoding transmembrane protein 11, mitochondrial isoform X3 translates to MVSLSATDCYIVHEIYNGENAQDQFEYELEQALEAQYKYIVIEPTRIGDETARWITVGNCLHKTTVLAGTACLFTPLALPLDYSHYISLPAGVLSLACCTLYGISWQFDPCCKYQVEYDAYKLSRLPLHTLTSSTPVVLVRKDDLHRKRLHNTIALAALVYCVKKIYELYAV, encoded by the coding sequence ggTGAGCTTGTCGGCCACAGACTGTTACATCGTGCACGAGATCTACAATGGGGAGAACGCCCAAGACCAGTTCGAGTACGAGCTGGAGCAGGCCCTGGAAGCCCAGTACAAGTACATCGTGATCGAGCCCACGCGCATCGGCGACGAGACGGCCCGCTGGATCACCGTGGGCAACTGCCTGCACAAGACCACCGTGCTGGCGGGCACCGCCTGCCTCTTCACCCCGCTGGCCCTGCCCTTAGATTACTCCCACTACATCTCCCTGCCCGCTGGCGTGCTCAGCCTGGCCTGCTGCACCCTCTACGGGATCTCCTGGCAGTTTGACCCCTGCTGCAAGTACCAAGTGGAGTACGACGCCTATAAACTGTCCCGCCTGCCCCTGCACACACTCACTTCCTCCACCCCGGTGGTGCTGGTCCGGAAGGACGACTTGCACAGAAAGAGACTGCACAACACGATAGCACTGGCCGCCCTGGTGTACTGTGTAAAGAAGATTTACGAACTCTATGCCGTATGA
- the DHRS7B gene encoding dehydrogenase/reductase SDR family member 7B isoform X4, whose product MDFVTSTAILPLLFGCVGIFGVFKLLQWIRMKAYLRNAVVVVTGATSGLGRECARVFYSAGAKLVLCGRNREALEELTKELASLATKVQTHKPYMVTFDLADPGAIAAATAEILQCFGHVDVLINNAGISYRGAIVDTTTDVDKKVMETNYFGPVALTKALLPSMIKRRQGHIVAISSVQGKISIPFRSAYAASKHATQAFFDCLRAEMEQYEIEVTVISPGYIHTNLSLNAVTADGSTYGVMDKTTAQGRSPAEVARDVLAAVGKKKKDVILADLLPSLAIYLRTLAPGLFFRLMASRARKERKSKNS is encoded by the exons ATGGACTTTGTCACGTCTACGGCCATCCTGCCCCTGCTGTTTGGCTGTGTGGGAATCTTCGGCGTCTTCAAGCTGCTGCAGTGGATACGCATGAAGGCCTACCTGCGGAACGCCGTGGTGGTCGTTACCGGCGCTACCTCGGGCCTGGGGCGAG AATGCGCCAGAGTCTTCTACTCGGCGGGTGCTAAGCTGGTGCTCTGCGGCCGAAACCGGGAGGCCCTGGAAGAGCTCACCAAAGAACTTGCTTCTCTGGCCACCAAG GTGCAGACACACAAGCCTTACATGGTGACCTTTGACCTCGCAGACCCTGGGGCCATCGCCGCAGCGACAGCTGAGATCCTGCAGTGCTTTGGCCACGTGGATGTGCTCATCAACAACGCCGGTATCAGCTACCGGGGTGCCATCGTGGACACCACCACGGACGTGGATAAGAAAGTCATGGAGACAAACTACTTTGGCCCAGTTGCTCTAACAAAAG CGCTCCTGCCCTCCATGATCAAAAGGCGACAAGGCCACATTGTTGCCATCAGCAGCGTCCAGGGCAAAATCAGCATTCCCTTCCGATCAGCAT ACGCAGCCTCCAAACACGCAACCCAGGCCTTCTTTGACTGTCTTCGTGCCGAGATGGAGCAGTATGAGATCGAGGTGACTGTCATCAGCCCTGGCTACATCCACACCAACCTCTCTCTCAATGCCGTCACTGCTGACGGGTCCACATACGGAG tcatGGACAAGACCACAGCCCAGGGCCGAAGCCCTGCGGAGGTGGCCCGAGATGTTCTGGCTGCcgtggggaagaaaaagaaagatgtgatCCTGGCTGACTTGTTGCCTTCCTTGGCCATTTATCTGCGAACTCTGGCTCCTGGGCTCTTCTTCCGCCTCATGGCCTCCAGGGCCAGAAAGGAGCGGAAGTCCAAGAACTCCTAG
- the DHRS7B gene encoding dehydrogenase/reductase SDR family member 7B isoform X1 has translation MAPCTEEWNQRGKVFKNFEKLPESWDCQYDQLYLVRKPARGPRMDPINLLPYLPQAKWSPGPGDQGWHAMLCQVRKESQKCTRRKSLLKVRVMDFVTSTAILPLLFGCVGIFGVFKLLQWIRMKAYLRNAVVVVTGATSGLGRECARVFYSAGAKLVLCGRNREALEELTKELASLATKVQTHKPYMVTFDLADPGAIAAATAEILQCFGHVDVLINNAGISYRGAIVDTTTDVDKKVMETNYFGPVALTKALLPSMIKRRQGHIVAISSVQGKISIPFRSAYAASKHATQAFFDCLRAEMEQYEIEVTVISPGYIHTNLSLNAVTADGSTYGVMDKTTAQGRSPAEVARDVLAAVGKKKKDVILADLLPSLAIYLRTLAPGLFFRLMASRARKERKSKNS, from the exons ATGGCCCCGTGCACTGAAGAGTGGAATCAAAGGGGGAAGGTCTTTAAGAATTTTGAGAAACTCCCAGAAAGTTGGGATTGTCAATATGACCAGCTTTACCTGGTCAG AAAGCCGGCCCGTGGGCCGAGGATGGACCCCATTAACCTGCTGCCATATTTGCCGCAGGCAAAGTGGTCCCCAGGGCCAGGAGACCAAGGCTGGCATGCGATGTTGTGTCAGGTGCGCAAGGAATCCCAGAAGTGTACAAGACG GAAGAGTCTGCTGAAGGTGAGGGTCATGGACTTTGTCACGTCTACGGCCATCCTGCCCCTGCTGTTTGGCTGTGTGGGAATCTTCGGCGTCTTCAAGCTGCTGCAGTGGATACGCATGAAGGCCTACCTGCGGAACGCCGTGGTGGTCGTTACCGGCGCTACCTCGGGCCTGGGGCGAG AATGCGCCAGAGTCTTCTACTCGGCGGGTGCTAAGCTGGTGCTCTGCGGCCGAAACCGGGAGGCCCTGGAAGAGCTCACCAAAGAACTTGCTTCTCTGGCCACCAAG GTGCAGACACACAAGCCTTACATGGTGACCTTTGACCTCGCAGACCCTGGGGCCATCGCCGCAGCGACAGCTGAGATCCTGCAGTGCTTTGGCCACGTGGATGTGCTCATCAACAACGCCGGTATCAGCTACCGGGGTGCCATCGTGGACACCACCACGGACGTGGATAAGAAAGTCATGGAGACAAACTACTTTGGCCCAGTTGCTCTAACAAAAG CGCTCCTGCCCTCCATGATCAAAAGGCGACAAGGCCACATTGTTGCCATCAGCAGCGTCCAGGGCAAAATCAGCATTCCCTTCCGATCAGCAT ACGCAGCCTCCAAACACGCAACCCAGGCCTTCTTTGACTGTCTTCGTGCCGAGATGGAGCAGTATGAGATCGAGGTGACTGTCATCAGCCCTGGCTACATCCACACCAACCTCTCTCTCAATGCCGTCACTGCTGACGGGTCCACATACGGAG tcatGGACAAGACCACAGCCCAGGGCCGAAGCCCTGCGGAGGTGGCCCGAGATGTTCTGGCTGCcgtggggaagaaaaagaaagatgtgatCCTGGCTGACTTGTTGCCTTCCTTGGCCATTTATCTGCGAACTCTGGCTCCTGGGCTCTTCTTCCGCCTCATGGCCTCCAGGGCCAGAAAGGAGCGGAAGTCCAAGAACTCCTAG